The following coding sequences are from one Gemmatimonadota bacterium window:
- a CDS encoding MarR family transcriptional regulator: MANPPPDASRTLLEELQQSRPFRSPGQEAILGIARTASLLNRFTAALLAPEGISGSQYNVLRILRGAGEAGLPTLAIRDRMIDPAAAITRLVEKLYDAGLVARDRGDGDRRQVVCRINEAGLALLARLDPAVAEAEETIAGACSEAELRQLSALLTTIRRSVG, translated from the coding sequence ATGGCCAATCCCCCCCCTGATGCCAGCCGGACGCTCCTCGAGGAGCTGCAGCAATCACGGCCGTTTCGATCGCCCGGACAGGAGGCGATTCTCGGCATTGCGCGGACCGCCTCCCTGCTCAACCGCTTCACCGCCGCGCTCCTCGCGCCGGAGGGGATTTCGGGTTCGCAGTACAACGTCCTCCGCATCCTCCGTGGCGCCGGCGAGGCGGGGCTGCCGACGCTCGCGATCCGCGACCGGATGATCGACCCCGCCGCCGCCATCACCCGGCTCGTCGAGAAGCTCTACGACGCCGGCCTGGTGGCCCGGGACCGGGGCGACGGCGACCGGCGGCAGGTCGTCTGCCGGATCAACGAAGCCGGCCTGGCCCTCCTGGCCCGTCTCGACCCCGCCGTGGCCGAGGCGGAGGAGACGATCGCCGGGGCCTGCTCGGAGGCCGAACTGCGCCAGCTGAGTGCCCTGCTGACGACGATCCGGCGGAGCGTCGGCTAA
- a CDS encoding sulfite exporter TauE/SafE family protein codes for MLGFVAVGLALGLLGGGGSILAVPVLVHLLGIAPGVAVPMSLPVVGITAAVGAFSRWRAGQLQLRTVAGFAAVAMTTSFLAARLGTRIADTPRMILFATTMLAAATAMWRRANRMASGAQPTASTASASLPRVVVAAAAVGVLTGLVGVGGGFLIVPALSGVLGLPMAAATATSLAVIALNTASAGAGWIGRVSLDLPLTTQVTAAALVGMVAGTRLAPHIAARTLTRAFAILLLLLATFLVVSELRH; via the coding sequence TTGCTCGGATTCGTTGCGGTGGGTCTGGCGCTGGGCCTCCTCGGCGGCGGCGGATCGATCCTCGCCGTCCCGGTGCTCGTGCACCTGCTGGGCATTGCCCCCGGGGTGGCGGTCCCGATGTCGCTCCCGGTGGTGGGGATCACCGCGGCGGTCGGGGCCTTCAGCCGCTGGCGCGCCGGGCAACTGCAGCTCCGCACCGTGGCAGGCTTTGCAGCGGTCGCGATGACCACCTCGTTCCTCGCGGCCCGGCTCGGCACCAGGATCGCCGACACCCCCCGGATGATCCTCTTCGCCACGACGATGCTCGCCGCGGCGACGGCGATGTGGCGGCGCGCCAATCGGATGGCGAGCGGCGCCCAACCGACCGCCAGCACCGCAAGCGCCTCGCTACCACGCGTTGTGGTCGCGGCGGCGGCGGTGGGGGTCCTGACCGGGCTGGTGGGCGTCGGTGGTGGCTTCCTGATCGTGCCAGCGTTGAGCGGTGTCCTCGGGCTGCCGATGGCGGCCGCCACGGCCACCTCCCTCGCCGTGATCGCCCTCAACACCGCCTCAGCCGGCGCGGGGTGGATCGGCCGGGTGAGCCTCGACCTGCCGCTCACCACGCAGGTGACCGCGGCCGCCCTGGTCGGCATGGTGGCCGGGACCAGGCTCGCCCCGCACATCGCCGCTCGCACGCTGACCCGTGCCTTCGCCATACTTCTGTTGCTGCTCGCCACCTTCCTCGTGGTGAGCGAACTGCGCCACTGA
- a CDS encoding MBL fold metallo-hydrolase — protein MLVRRFYDDRLAQASYLIGCQRTGEAIVIDPARDVAQYLEAATQEGVRITRVTETHIHADFVSGARELASQSGAHLLLSAEGGKDWQYGYAAEAGATLLHDNDRIVMGGVRLDVWHTPGHTPEHLVFIVTDTARSEDPVAMVSGDFLFVGDVGRPDLLERAAHVVGTMEAGGRDLFRSLQRTASLPDHLQIWPGHGAGSACGKALGAMPSSTLGYERRTNWAFGIHDESAFVASVLEGQPSPPTYFGTMKRINRDGAPLLGVRAAPAALAATQLAQRIADGVVVDIRPAAAYAAQHAAGTLNIPLGKSFTTWSGWLLRYDQEIALIAPDRATATEAQRALASIGLDHVVGAFDLDALVGSRATVTKGDINAAPAMQAAGRLVIDLREPNEWNAGHLDGAELHPLGTVTTTLAALDRTTPLAIHCQAGARSAIGASVLERMGFTDVVDLTAGYGGRTTG, from the coding sequence ATGCTCGTCCGCCGTTTCTATGATGACCGTCTCGCCCAGGCCTCGTACCTGATCGGCTGCCAGCGCACCGGCGAGGCCATCGTGATCGATCCCGCCCGCGACGTGGCCCAGTACCTCGAGGCCGCGACGCAGGAAGGCGTGCGCATCACCCGCGTCACCGAGACGCACATTCACGCCGACTTCGTCTCGGGCGCGCGTGAGCTGGCGTCGCAGAGCGGTGCGCACCTTCTCCTCTCCGCCGAAGGCGGGAAGGATTGGCAGTACGGCTATGCCGCCGAGGCCGGCGCGACGCTGCTGCACGACAACGACCGGATCGTGATGGGCGGCGTCCGCCTCGATGTCTGGCACACCCCTGGCCACACGCCGGAGCATCTGGTCTTCATCGTGACCGACACCGCACGCAGCGAGGACCCGGTGGCGATGGTGTCAGGCGACTTCCTCTTCGTCGGCGATGTCGGCCGCCCCGACCTGCTCGAGCGCGCCGCGCACGTGGTGGGGACGATGGAGGCCGGTGGGCGCGATCTCTTCCGTTCGCTGCAACGCACGGCGTCCCTCCCCGACCACCTGCAGATCTGGCCTGGCCACGGCGCCGGCTCGGCGTGCGGCAAGGCGCTCGGTGCGATGCCCTCGAGCACGCTCGGCTACGAACGGCGGACCAACTGGGCGTTCGGCATCCATGACGAATCGGCGTTCGTCGCTTCGGTGCTCGAAGGACAGCCGTCGCCGCCGACCTACTTCGGCACCATGAAGCGGATCAATCGCGACGGTGCGCCGCTGTTGGGGGTGCGCGCCGCGCCCGCGGCACTCGCCGCCACGCAGCTCGCGCAGCGCATCGCCGATGGCGTCGTGGTCGACATCCGCCCGGCCGCCGCGTATGCCGCGCAACATGCGGCCGGCACGCTGAACATTCCGCTCGGCAAGTCATTCACCACCTGGTCGGGCTGGCTGCTGCGGTACGATCAGGAGATCGCGTTGATCGCCCCCGATCGCGCCACGGCCACCGAGGCCCAGCGTGCGCTGGCGTCGATCGGCCTCGACCATGTCGTTGGCGCGTTCGACCTCGATGCGCTGGTGGGGTCACGCGCGACCGTCACCAAGGGCGACATCAATGCCGCCCCCGCGATGCAAGCCGCGGGGCGCCTGGTGATCGACCTGCGCGAGCCGAATGAGTGGAACGCCGGCCATCTTGACGGCGCCGAGCTGCATCCGCTCGGCACGGTGACGACGACCCTCGCCGCGCTGGACCGCACGACGCCACTTGCCATCCACTGTCAGGCCGGCGCGCGCTCGGCGATCGGCGCGTCGGTGCTGGAGCGGATGGGCTTTACCGACGTGGTGGACCTGACGGCGGGATACGGGGGGCGGACGACAGGCTGA
- a CDS encoding L,D-transpeptidase family protein, translated as MLLPLLAALLVTPSADSTRVALALRATLEAPTVSGLRWGALGDVREGLRGAYDRHGWRPLWISGSGPTPAAKIVLRELRESRDRGLDPDDYDVRWLDAEAATLGSRSDSLRAVWDLAFSVATARYALALDRGRVDPRSLHATLLLARETFDIPGALVSLATSSNPVPALRALEPPFYHYRRLVSVLQTYRLLAADSSLAALPDIPRGLKPGTVYPGAPKLRRLLTLLGDLTDSSAVNRVADGDTLYDDALAKAIKHFQRRQGFGPDGVIGDSTRLRLTRTFASQVRQIELTLERWRWLPRTFSAPPIIVNIPGFRLYALRGTTDAESEMLTMDVVVGNAVKHDTPLLAVDLVAVQFQPPWNVPTSIQREEIRPKAIADSGYLAKEQYELLVGGKVVVPTDSLIRKIGYGVAVRQKPGTLNSLGRVKFVMPNSSDIYLHDTPARSLFARVRRDFSHGCIRVSLPATLAAFLLRDQPKWPSATVDSAMAGDSTKQVRLTSRIPVFLVYQTVEVRESGEAFFYRDIYGHDRALDRALRKGYPYVQEPTGLSLSSAPRIPPSGPPRR; from the coding sequence ATGCTTCTCCCCCTGCTGGCCGCTTTGCTCGTCACCCCATCCGCCGATTCGACCCGCGTCGCGCTGGCACTGCGCGCCACCCTCGAGGCGCCCACCGTCAGCGGCCTCCGCTGGGGCGCCCTCGGCGACGTCCGCGAGGGACTCCGCGGCGCATATGATCGCCACGGCTGGCGTCCGCTCTGGATCAGCGGCAGCGGCCCCACGCCGGCCGCCAAGATCGTGCTGCGTGAGCTGCGCGAGTCGCGCGACCGCGGACTCGACCCCGACGACTACGATGTCCGCTGGCTGGACGCCGAGGCCGCCACCCTCGGCAGCCGCAGCGACTCACTCCGTGCCGTCTGGGATCTGGCCTTCTCGGTGGCGACGGCGCGGTACGCCCTCGCGCTCGACCGCGGCCGTGTCGACCCGCGCTCGCTGCACGCCACCCTGCTCCTGGCGCGCGAAACGTTCGACATCCCCGGCGCGCTCGTGTCGCTGGCCACGTCGAGCAATCCGGTGCCTGCGCTTCGTGCGCTCGAGCCGCCGTTCTATCACTACCGCCGGCTCGTCTCGGTGCTGCAGACCTACCGCCTGCTCGCCGCCGACTCGTCGCTCGCGGCACTGCCCGACATTCCGCGCGGACTCAAGCCCGGCACGGTCTACCCCGGCGCCCCAAAGCTCCGCCGCCTGCTCACCCTGCTCGGCGACCTCACCGACAGCAGTGCCGTCAATCGCGTGGCCGACGGCGACACCCTGTACGACGACGCACTCGCCAAGGCGATCAAGCATTTCCAGCGGCGGCAGGGCTTCGGCCCCGATGGCGTGATCGGCGACTCCACGCGCCTCCGCCTCACGCGGACCTTCGCCTCGCAGGTGCGCCAGATCGAGCTCACGCTGGAGCGGTGGCGCTGGTTGCCGCGCACCTTCTCGGCGCCACCGATCATCGTCAACATCCCCGGCTTCCGCCTCTACGCGCTGCGCGGGACCACCGATGCGGAGTCGGAGATGCTGACGATGGACGTGGTGGTGGGGAACGCGGTGAAGCACGACACGCCGTTGCTCGCCGTCGACCTCGTCGCGGTGCAGTTCCAGCCGCCATGGAACGTGCCGACGTCGATCCAGCGCGAGGAGATCCGCCCGAAGGCGATCGCCGATTCCGGCTACCTCGCGAAGGAGCAGTACGAACTGCTCGTCGGCGGCAAGGTCGTGGTGCCGACCGATTCGCTCATCAGGAAGATCGGGTACGGCGTCGCGGTCCGGCAGAAGCCCGGGACGCTCAATTCGCTCGGGCGCGTCAAGTTCGTGATGCCGAACAGCTCCGACATCTACCTGCACGACACCCCGGCCCGCTCGCTCTTCGCGCGCGTGCGTCGCGACTTTTCCCACGGCTGCATCCGGGTCTCGCTGCCGGCGACACTCGCCGCCTTCCTGCTTCGCGACCAGCCCAAGTGGCCGAGCGCGACGGTCGACTCCGCGATGGCCGGCGACTCCACCAAGCAGGTTCGCCTGACGAGTCGCATCCCCGTCTTTCTGGTGTACCAGACGGTGGAAGTGCGCGAGTCAGGCGAAGCGTTCTTCTATCGCGACATCTATGGCCACGACCGCGCGCTCGATCGGGCGCTGCGGAAGGGGTATCCCTACGTGCAGGAGCCGACCGGGCTCAGCCTGTCGTCCGCCCCCCGTATCCCGCCGTCAGGTCCACCACGTCGGTAA
- a CDS encoding M1 family metallopeptidase: MKAISSLLLLVVAALPATAQQGAAPLSVADTSIFAPLVLPTANEYRTGSGRPGVRYWQNRADYDIAATLDTTAKSIKATMSLRYTNNSPDTLTYIWLQTEQNAFKANSLNSYVYPQESRFGARGFEGGYVFDKVEQVAAGAKAGAAGRRTAVQTRNHETVTKVLLAEPLAPGKSTTLDIAYHFLVPEHGADRMGRDGPLYEIAQWYPRVAVYDDVRGWNIEPYLGQGEFYLDFGNFNLAITLPAGYIVAATGALQNAAAVLTPTQIARLAKAAKSDSVVRIITAAELASGAARPRTTGMMTWKFAAKNVRDAVWAASPEYQWDASSWKGIMAYGYYRPKAAANWSDAADQSRMSIQEYSERWFQYPWPHISAIEGPISGMEYPMIAMEAQGEDVYDLFNVVTHEIGHMWFPMIVASNERVRMWQDEGFNTFINTFAEARRYPEKGDQMERAKQERGIIEQVMKAGVDKPIDIGPDRINPQFLGIAAYLKPSVGLQQLRQEILGPEAFDEAFREYVRRWAYKHPTAADFYRSMEDASGRRLDWFWRGWFIENARYDQAVESVVTRPNGVTQVTFGNRARGVLPIRARFTFSDNSTQDLVYPAEVWSLNSMRYLRSFTFTGKTISKVEIDPEGRLVDFDRSNNVWNAVKP, encoded by the coding sequence ATGAAGGCCATTTCTTCGCTCCTCCTGCTGGTGGTCGCGGCGCTGCCGGCGACTGCGCAGCAGGGCGCGGCGCCACTGTCCGTTGCCGACACCTCGATCTTTGCACCGCTGGTGTTGCCGACGGCCAACGAGTATCGCACCGGCAGCGGTCGCCCCGGTGTGCGTTACTGGCAGAACCGCGCCGACTATGACATCGCCGCGACGCTCGACACCACCGCCAAGAGCATCAAGGCGACGATGTCGCTCCGCTACACCAACAACTCGCCGGACACGCTCACCTACATCTGGCTGCAGACCGAGCAGAATGCCTTCAAGGCGAACTCGCTCAATTCCTACGTCTACCCGCAGGAGTCGCGCTTCGGCGCCCGCGGCTTCGAGGGCGGTTACGTCTTCGACAAGGTGGAGCAAGTCGCGGCAGGCGCGAAGGCCGGTGCCGCGGGCCGTCGGACGGCGGTGCAGACGCGCAATCACGAGACGGTGACCAAGGTCCTCCTCGCCGAGCCGCTGGCGCCGGGGAAGAGCACCACGCTCGACATTGCCTATCACTTCCTGGTGCCGGAGCACGGCGCCGACCGGATGGGCCGCGATGGCCCGCTCTACGAGATTGCGCAGTGGTATCCGCGCGTCGCCGTCTACGATGACGTGCGGGGCTGGAACATCGAGCCCTACCTCGGTCAGGGCGAGTTCTACCTCGACTTCGGCAACTTCAACCTCGCGATCACGCTCCCGGCCGGCTACATCGTCGCCGCGACCGGCGCGTTGCAGAACGCCGCCGCGGTGCTGACGCCGACGCAGATCGCGCGGTTGGCCAAGGCGGCCAAGTCCGACAGCGTGGTGCGGATCATCACCGCGGCCGAACTCGCCAGCGGCGCGGCGCGTCCGCGGACCACGGGGATGATGACCTGGAAGTTCGCCGCGAAGAATGTCCGCGACGCCGTCTGGGCCGCCTCGCCCGAGTATCAGTGGGATGCCAGCAGCTGGAAGGGGATCATGGCCTACGGCTACTATCGCCCGAAGGCCGCCGCCAACTGGTCCGACGCCGCCGACCAGTCGCGGATGTCGATCCAGGAATATTCGGAGCGCTGGTTCCAGTATCCGTGGCCGCACATCTCGGCGATCGAAGGCCCGATCTCCGGCATGGAATACCCGATGATCGCGATGGAGGCGCAGGGCGAGGACGTCTACGACCTCTTCAACGTCGTGACGCACGAGATCGGGCACATGTGGTTCCCGATGATCGTCGCCTCGAACGAGCGGGTCCGGATGTGGCAGGACGAGGGCTTCAACACCTTCATCAACACCTTCGCCGAGGCGCGCCGCTACCCCGAGAAGGGCGACCAGATGGAGCGGGCCAAGCAGGAGCGCGGGATCATCGAACAGGTGATGAAGGCCGGCGTCGACAAGCCGATCGACATCGGGCCGGACCGGATCAATCCGCAGTTCCTGGGGATCGCCGCGTACCTCAAGCCGAGCGTCGGCTTGCAGCAGCTGCGCCAGGAGATCCTCGGCCCCGAGGCGTTCGACGAGGCGTTTCGCGAGTATGTGCGTCGCTGGGCCTACAAGCATCCGACCGCGGCCGACTTCTACCGCAGCATGGAAGACGCCTCGGGCCGCCGCCTCGACTGGTTCTGGCGCGGCTGGTTCATCGAGAACGCGCGCTACGACCAGGCCGTCGAGTCGGTGGTCACTCGGCCGAACGGTGTCACGCAAGTCACCTTCGGCAACCGCGCCCGCGGCGTCCTGCCGATCCGCGCGCGCTTCACCTTCAGCGACAACTCCACGCAGGACCTGGTCTACCCGGCCGAGGTGTGGAGCCTGAACAGCATGCGCTACCTGCGCAGCTTCACCTTCACGGGGAAGACGATCAGCAAGGTCGAGATCGATCCGGAAGGGCGCCTGGTGGATTTTGATCGGAGCAACAATGTGTGGAACGCGGTGAAGCCGTAA
- a CDS encoding DUF2177 family protein yields MFRTFLTALVTFFALDMVWLGVVAKGFYRDKMGHLLRPDVQWAPAIVFYLIFVAALVVFVVQPAQEKQSLRHAILYGAFFGLATYAAYDLTNLALAKDFPTIVAVVDLAWGAALSAAVAAVAYKLG; encoded by the coding sequence ATGTTCCGCACCTTCCTCACCGCCCTCGTGACCTTTTTCGCCCTCGACATGGTTTGGCTCGGCGTGGTCGCCAAGGGCTTCTATCGCGACAAGATGGGCCACCTCCTCCGGCCCGACGTCCAGTGGGCCCCGGCGATCGTCTTCTACCTGATCTTCGTCGCCGCCCTGGTGGTCTTCGTGGTCCAGCCGGCCCAGGAGAAGCAGTCCCTGCGGCACGCCATCCTCTACGGCGCCTTTTTCGGTCTGGCCACCTACGCCGCCTATGACCTGACCAACCTCGCCCTGGCCAAGGACTTCCCGACGATCGTCGCGGTGGTCGACCTGGCCTGGGGGGCGGCGCTCTCGGCGGCGGTGGCGGCGGTGGCGTACAAGCTGGGGTAG
- a CDS encoding type II secretion system F family protein, with translation MPVFEYTAKNATTGQIMKGSLDVATRDDLIGHLRKNRLLLVSMREAPKEIKLSMPGGGIGTRDVVIFTRQFATMINSGLPLVQSLTILAAQTENQKLKDITRAVVFDVEAGNTLADAFAKHPKAFSQLYVNMVAAGEAGGILDTILLRLATFLEKNDKLIRKVKSAMIYPGVILTVAAGAIAILLIFVIPVFQEMFTSAAIELPMPTRIVIGLSEFLQGYWWAVILVIAGLAVAFKKFYETSAGKRRIDGIFLQMPVLGDVIRKSAVSRFTRTLGTLISSGVSILDGLEITAKTAGNTVIQDAIMASRSSIAGGDTIAAPLDKSGVFPPMVISMIAVGEQTGGLDEMLTKIADFYDDEVDVAVSGLLALMEPVMILFLGVVVGGIIVAMYLPIFGMMQAVQ, from the coding sequence ATGCCCGTCTTTGAATACACCGCGAAGAACGCCACGACCGGCCAGATCATGAAGGGGAGCCTGGACGTCGCCACCCGCGACGACCTGATCGGCCACCTCCGGAAGAACCGGCTGCTGCTGGTCTCCATGCGCGAGGCGCCGAAGGAGATCAAGCTCTCGATGCCCGGGGGCGGGATCGGCACCCGCGACGTCGTCATCTTCACGCGGCAGTTCGCCACGATGATCAACTCCGGCCTGCCGCTGGTGCAGTCGCTGACGATTCTCGCGGCGCAGACCGAGAACCAGAAGCTCAAGGACATCACCCGCGCCGTCGTCTTCGACGTCGAGGCGGGCAACACGCTGGCCGACGCCTTCGCCAAGCACCCGAAGGCGTTCTCGCAGCTGTACGTGAACATGGTCGCCGCCGGCGAGGCGGGCGGTATTCTCGACACCATTCTGCTCCGCCTGGCGACCTTCCTCGAGAAGAACGACAAGCTGATCCGGAAGGTGAAGAGCGCCATGATCTATCCGGGCGTCATTCTCACCGTGGCGGCCGGGGCGATCGCGATCCTGCTGATTTTCGTCATCCCGGTCTTCCAGGAGATGTTCACGTCGGCGGCGATCGAGCTGCCGATGCCGACGCGGATCGTGATCGGCCTCTCGGAATTCCTGCAGGGCTACTGGTGGGCCGTCATCCTCGTGATCGCGGGCCTCGCCGTGGCGTTCAAGAAGTTCTACGAGACCTCGGCCGGCAAGCGCCGCATCGACGGCATCTTCCTCCAGATGCCGGTGCTCGGCGACGTGATCCGGAAGTCGGCGGTGTCGCGCTTCACCCGCACGCTCGGCACCTTGATCTCGTCGGGCGTTTCGATCCTCGACGGCCTCGAGATCACCGCCAAGACGGCCGGCAACACCGTCATCCAGGACGCCATCATGGCGTCGCGCTCCTCGATCGCCGGCGGTGACACGATTGCCGCGCCGCTCGACAAGTCGGGCGTCTTCCCCCCGATGGTGATCTCGATGATCGCCGTCGGCGAACAGACCGGCGGACTCGACGAAATGCTCACCAAGATCGCCGACTTCTACGACGACGAAGTCGACGTCGCCGTCAGCGGCCTGCTGGCCCTGATGGAACCGGTGATGATTCTCTTCCTCGGCGTGGTCGTCGGCGGCATCATCGTCGCGATGTACCTGCCGATCTTCGGGATGATGCAGGCGGTGCAGTAA
- a CDS encoding type IV pilus twitching motility protein PilT, whose protein sequence is MTTPGTTQPSAPASSGASSALNLRALLEEVMTRDASDLHLTAGERPKLRVDGEIVDASVDHVMSPKDTLSLAYSVLTEAQKKRFEQEDELDFSFGIQNMARFRGNVFKQRGCVSMVVRMIPFSVKTFDELKLPPVTAKLAERPRGLVLVTGPTGSGKSTTLAAMIDKINKERRGHIITVEDPIEFIHKHQKCIVNQREVGTDTRSFASALKYALREDPDVILVGEMRDLETISAALTIAETGHLALATLHTNSAPEAINRMIDVFPSNQQAQVRAQLAFVLEGIVTQTLLPRASGRGRVMAAEIMIATPAIRAVIRDDKVHQIYSLMQAGKKFGMQTMNDSLYQLYMSREVTKDECLRVSANPSEFLRAIGETPMEEQAIAAMR, encoded by the coding sequence ATGACCACCCCCGGCACCACGCAGCCCTCGGCTCCCGCCTCGTCGGGCGCCTCCAGTGCGCTGAACCTCCGTGCGCTGCTCGAGGAGGTCATGACGCGCGACGCCTCCGACCTGCACCTCACGGCCGGGGAGCGCCCCAAGCTGCGCGTCGACGGCGAGATCGTCGACGCCTCGGTCGACCACGTCATGTCGCCGAAGGACACGCTCTCCCTGGCCTACTCGGTGCTGACCGAGGCGCAGAAGAAGCGCTTCGAGCAGGAGGACGAGCTCGACTTCTCCTTCGGCATCCAGAACATGGCGCGCTTCCGCGGCAACGTCTTCAAGCAGCGCGGCTGCGTGTCGATGGTGGTCCGGATGATCCCCTTCTCGGTCAAGACCTTCGACGAGCTCAAGCTGCCGCCGGTGACGGCGAAGCTGGCGGAGCGGCCGCGCGGCCTGGTGCTGGTCACCGGCCCGACCGGCTCCGGCAAGAGCACCACCCTCGCCGCGATGATCGACAAGATCAACAAGGAGCGGCGCGGGCACATCATCACCGTCGAAGATCCGATCGAGTTCATCCACAAGCACCAGAAGTGCATCGTCAACCAGCGCGAGGTCGGCACCGACACGCGCTCGTTCGCGTCGGCGCTCAAGTACGCGCTGCGCGAGGACCCGGACGTGATCCTCGTCGGCGAAATGCGCGACCTGGAGACCATCTCCGCCGCGCTGACGATCGCCGAGACGGGCCACCTGGCGCTCGCGACGCTGCACACCAACTCGGCCCCCGAGGCCATCAACCGGATGATCGACGTCTTCCCGAGCAACCAGCAGGCGCAGGTCCGCGCCCAGCTGGCGTTCGTGCTCGAGGGGATCGTGACCCAGACGCTGCTCCCGCGCGCCTCGGGGCGCGGCCGCGTGATGGCCGCCGAGATCATGATCGCGACGCCGGCCATCCGCGCCGTGATCCGCGACGACAAGGTGCACCAGATCTACTCGCTGATGCAGGCGGGCAAGAAGTTCGGCATGCAGACGATGAACGATTCGCTGTACCAGCTCTACATGAGCCGCGAGGTCACCAAGGACGAATGCCTCCGCGTCTCTGCGAACCCGAGCGAGTTCCTGCGCGCCATCGGCGAGACGCCGATGGAAGAGCAGGCCATCGCGGCGATGCGATAA